In the genome of Candoia aspera isolate rCanAsp1 chromosome 1, rCanAsp1.hap2, whole genome shotgun sequence, one region contains:
- the PNOC gene encoding prepronociceptin: MRMLLWGVMSFCLLAYALSDCRKDCLNCHRHLYSHQDDFSLLICVMECEGKLFSSATWGLCNKATSGKGSLSLGHNSLEETKWPLEMWDGSLKGGRSNLKHHGDLTRMLDLSKGEDKQVPKLSGLIRQPKAEDDTSDGSQIPLGDLHDQQKVPKRVGDFLTGPFSYGQMGEPEVQELQKRFGGFIGVRKSARKWHNQKRFSEFLKQYLGMSPRSIEYDGLADDLKEQNEI, encoded by the exons ATGAGGATGCTATTGTGGGGCGTCATGTCATTCTGCTTGCTTGCCTATGCCCTCAGTGACTGCCGGAAGGACTGCCTGAACTGCCACAGACATCTGTACAGCCACCAAGATGACTTCAGCCTTCTT ATCTGTGTCATGGAGTGTGAGGGGAAACTGTTTTCCAGTGCTACCTGGGGACTCTGCAATAAAGCCACCAGTGGAAAAGGATCCTTGTCCCTAGGCCATAATAGCCTGGAAGAAACTAAATGGCCCTTGGAGATGTGGGATGGCAGCCTGAAAGGAGGCAGAAGCAATCTGAAACATCATGGTGACCTGACCAGAATGTTGGATCTCAGCAAGGGGGAAGATAAGCAAGTGCCCAAATTGAGTGGTCTCATTCGTCAGCCAAAGGCAGAAGACGACACtagtgatggaagccaaattcCACTTGGGGATTTACATGATCAGCAAAAGGTTCCCAAGAGGGTGGGTGACTTCCTGACTGGGCCATTCAGCTATGGGCAGATGGGTGAGCCTGAGGTGCAAGAGCTCCAAAAACGATTTGGAGGCTTCATTGGTGTTCGGAAATCAGCCCGGAAATGGCACAACCAGAAAAGGTTCAGTGAATTCCTGAAGCAGTACCTTGGGATGTCCCCACGTTCCATTGAGTACGATGGCTTGGCTGATGACCTGAAGGAACAGAATGAGATATAG